The following DNA comes from Sorex araneus isolate mSorAra2 chromosome 5, mSorAra2.pri, whole genome shotgun sequence.
TTAGCAAGTGATCTGGGGAGGGCCCTGAATTTCCTTCCAGTCTTCTCCGGTCCTTGAGAAATAttgaaagaagaatgaaaatattcattataGTAAATGttgcgatggcacagcgggtagggcgtttgccttgcacgcggccgacccagtcctccatcccacccacagagcagagcctggcaagctacccgtggcatatttgatgtgccaaaaacagtaacaagtctcacaatcgagacgttactggtgcctgctcgagcaaatcgatgaacaagaggacgacagtgctacagtactatagtaAGTGTTAGGTGCTGGGCCTAGGACTCCCTGGGAGAGTATTTGCCTTTTCCTAGGTCTGGGCTtagtccccaacaccaccaaaaaggcaaaaaaaaaagttagcaggACTAAAGATTGGGAGAGAGCAAGTTGAATCTCTTTGAAGTAGTGATTATATAGCAACATTGATCAAAAACCTAAGAacactccttttttaaaaagaaaagttttttttattaaagaaccatgatttacaaagttactgatagttaaTAACAGTAATTcaacaccagtgttcccagattccctccccatcccaacccccactccacccctgcctgtcaacttaacaggcacattacaaagtttcagtggttgcagtttagagctcatgtttttagttctgttgaatctgGTTTGGGGGTATATGGCTATACCCCTCCCTCATATCATTGgtataactgaagtcctgatTTCCTGTTAAccattactttttttgggggggggtcacactcggcaatgcacaggggttactcctagttcatgcactcaggtattagtcctggcggtgcttggaggaccatacggggtgctgggaatcaaacctgggaatcaaacctgggtcggcttcgtgcaaggcaaataccgtacccgttgtgctatcgctccagccccaaacccattacttcttgttctctttcctccttgatttctttccttctgtctctgtctcctttctaAACAATAGGATTgaggatgatctaagcatccctCTTTTTctacagtacatttcctcatccagtagtctgtattccacagataagtgagatcatccagtgtttgtctttcttcttctgacttcctTCACCTAACATACcaccttccagttccaaccatgttgcagcaaattgcataactaCATTCCTGAGAgctgggtagtattccattgtgtatatataccatatcgtcataatccactcatctatctttggacacctaggttgattccatagctgttgtactgagtgcagcaatgaataatggcatTGATACGAACTTTTGAAagagtgtttttatgttctgGGGATAGATggccagaagtggaattgccagGTCATATGGccattcacttcttttttttttttttttttttttttttttttttgctttttgggtcacacctggcgatgcacaggggttactcctggctctgcactcaggaattacccctggccgtgctcaggggaccatgtgggatgctgggatttgaacccgggtcggccgcgtgcaaggcaaacgccctacccgctgtgctatctctccagcccctggccattcacttctaagtttactgagaactctccatactgtttgccACAAGGATTGTACctgacaacattcccaccagcagtggataagagttcctttttcaccacatccccaccaacacagattgttcctactatttttgatatatgccattctcactggtgtgagttaGTATCTCATTGTCGCTAAGAACATTCCTTGACcaacatcccctcccccaccttgttTCCACTGTTGCAATGTCTAGAGGTTCACATATCACAAATAGGGACCTGTAGGGGTGAAATGCGGCCTCACGCTTGCAAGGGGGGAACCATATCACatccctgagccacatccctgagccCCCACCTGGGCCTTTGTTCAAGtgtttttgttcttaaaatacaGTTGCATGGGGCCCGTGAGGCAGTACAGGCAGTACAGTTGGCAGACTGCCAACCCTAGTTCAGTCCCCAGACCACATATCCCCCACgccaggcaccatgatttacagagttaccaggagtagccccaccACACCACTGGGATTTACGAAGtgatcaggagtagcccccgccACTGGAAATGACCGAGACACCGTCTACCAACAAATAATGATCTTACTTATTTCCAAATGTGTGAGGGGGACATCTCTAGGGTGTTTGGATGCAGTGATTCTGTCTCCAGTTTGGCTTGGTTGGTTTGCTTGCATTATAGATATGGCCAGAATTACCGGAATAAGGAGGctcgatagtgcagtgggtagggcactggccttactcatggccaacccaagtttgatcaccagcatcccatatgggacccCCGgcagagcaccgccaagagtaatccctgagctcagagtcaagagtaaggcAGAAAATAATGACACTGCAAACTTGAGAATTGAAACAAGTGGTGTCTATGTATATTCATAGTAGAGATCTAGAGGCAGAGGTTTTTGTTTATGGAACTAATGTTTATTGAGCACGTACTAATTGTTGGCCCAAACTGCCTAAAATGTGTTGTGATCCTTGGTCTCTGCTCTCCTGAGATTTTTGTCAGCATATTGATCAGCACACCATGATTGTTTCAGTAGTGGAGGATACCATCAGAGGCTGGAGAAAACAGCTGGGATATACAGGAAGTTAGGGAATCTGTCCAGCCAGAATGTTGCTTTTACTGCCCTAATCTCTGTTTTGCCTGAAAGTGCTGCTGATAAATAAATAGTCTCATGTGGCCTTTTGTCCTTCCCCCAGGTGTGGTTCCCCAGAGTGCGCCACCAGTGCCCACAGCTTCTTCCCGCTTCCACTTCCCCCCTCTGGATACCCACTCCCCCACCGGGGACGTGCAACTGGGCCACTTCTCTGCGggccccttgagcacttctggccAGGAGCCAGTGAACGGCAGCGAGAGAAAGGGGGAGCTGCCCGAGCTGGAGGACGCCTCGGCCACTGACTGGCGCCGGAACGTGGAGCTCATGTCCTCCCGGAATGCTGTCTCCGGAGGAGGGATCGGCCCCCAGAAGCGCAAGCCTGACATCATGCTTCCCCTGTTCAGTCGGCCCGGCATGTACCCTGACCCCCACAGTCCCTTTGCCGTGTCTCCGGTCCCTGGCCGAGGAGGGGTCCTCAACGTCCCGCTCTCACCAGCTCTCTCCCTGACGCCCACCATCTTCTCCTACAGCCCGTCCCCAGGCCTCAGCCCCTTCACCAGTAGCAGTTGCTTCTCCTTCAATCCGGAGGAAATGAAACACTACCTGCATTCTCAAGCCTGCTCCGTGTTCAACTACCACCTGAGTCCCCGGACCTTTCCCCGCTACCCGGGCCTCATGGTCCCCCCGCTGCAGTGCCAAATGCACCCCGAGGAGTCAGCCCAGTTCTCCATCAAGCTGCAGCCCCCGCCCGTGGGGCGGAAGCACCGCGAGAGGGTGGAGAGCAGCGAGGAGGCCGCCCCCGCCGTCACCACCCCTCCTGTGGCTCCTGTGCCCCCAAGAATCAAGGTGGAGCCAGCCCCCGAGAAGGAAGCCGAGAGCCCCC
Coding sequences within:
- the ETV3 gene encoding ETS translocation variant 3, with product MKAGCSIVEKPEGGGGYQFPDWAYKTESSPGSRQIQLWHFILELLQKEEFRHVIAWQQGEYGEFVIKDPDEVARLWGRRKCKPQMNYDKLSRALRYYYNKRILHKTKGKRFTYKFNFNKLVMPNYPFINIRSSGVVPQSAPPVPTASSRFHFPPLDTHSPTGDVQLGHFSAGPLSTSGQEPVNGSERKGELPELEDASATDWRRNVELMSSRNAVSGGGIGPQKRKPDIMLPLFSRPGMYPDPHSPFAVSPVPGRGGVLNVPLSPALSLTPTIFSYSPSPGLSPFTSSSCFSFNPEEMKHYLHSQACSVFNYHLSPRTFPRYPGLMVPPLQCQMHPEESAQFSIKLQPPPVGRKHRERVESSEEAAPAVTTPPVAPVPPRIKVEPAPEKEAESPRQCAGQKEGCPQDEGAAPHRTREEGEGAVFARPAAPPVWPAVPLGTSSEEPLEVAEDSEDRPGKEASAPEKKEDALMPPKLRLKRRWNDDPEARELSKNGGKLPWSSPGAQGLATAAADA